A single region of the Thermococcus sp. Bubb.Bath genome encodes:
- a CDS encoding DUF86 domain-containing protein, giving the protein MEIDRDLIERKLGDIKGALIELRRITGKGKEEFLSNVYLRYAAKYLLITAIEAAFSVCNHIAVRRGRVPGSYSECFTELSRLGIISRELAEKLSRMAKFRNLLVHQYWRIDDERVFEILEKDTSDFEEFIREVMAYVEGRD; this is encoded by the coding sequence GTGGAGATAGACAGGGACTTGATCGAGCGGAAGCTTGGGGATATAAAGGGTGCCCTGATCGAGCTCAGGAGAATAACCGGGAAGGGGAAGGAGGAGTTCCTCTCGAATGTCTACCTCCGCTACGCGGCCAAGTACCTCCTGATAACGGCTATAGAGGCTGCGTTTTCAGTCTGCAACCACATAGCCGTCAGGAGGGGCAGGGTCCCGGGGAGCTACTCGGAGTGCTTTACCGAGCTCTCCAGGCTCGGCATCATAAGCCGAGAACTCGCTGAAAAACTCTCCAGGATGGCGAAGTTCAGGAACCTGCTCGTCCATCAGTACTGGAGGATAGACGACGAGAGGGTGTTTGAGATACTTGAAAAAGACACCAGCGACTTTGAGGAGTTTATCAGAGAGGTGATGGCCTACGTCGAAGGCAGAGATTAA
- a CDS encoding nucleotidyltransferase domain-containing protein, which produces MKERLRRVLERHPEVVFAYLHGSFLVTDHFRDVDVAVYVNGVENYTEYELSLAVELERETGAEVDVRVLNDAPPAFRYRAVKGEPLIDRDPERRFRFIEETVWEYLDYEPLERRMRRELLAG; this is translated from the coding sequence ATTAAGGAGAGACTCAGGAGGGTGCTTGAGAGGCACCCGGAGGTCGTCTTCGCCTACCTCCACGGAAGCTTCCTCGTAACTGACCACTTCAGGGACGTGGATGTGGCAGTCTACGTGAACGGGGTGGAGAACTACACGGAGTACGAGCTCTCGCTGGCGGTCGAGCTTGAGAGGGAAACCGGGGCCGAGGTCGACGTCAGGGTTCTCAACGACGCCCCCCCAGCATTCAGATACCGGGCCGTCAAGGGGGAACCCCTAATTGACCGCGACCCTGAGAGAAGGTTCAGGTTCATCGAGGAGACCGTTTGGGAGTACCTCGACTACGAACCCCTCGAAAGGAGGATGAGGAGAGAACTCCTGGCCGGATGA
- a CDS encoding chromosome assembly protein, translated as MGLMDKVGGMFGKKNTLEKLSLRELQAEQIRLKNRLDRLKKDLNQIEKKKKQLFQEGIGADKLKKKMLAQEIKSLDLEQKLKLKDFTMAQKQYTLVTNMIIIKKYEKELRKTGLWEKLSSVEPEQLEQALIKVNLDGKEFDEMVEGLNKVFEMEVAEFEETEDETEKELMQAWGQVEAGEADVEEVAEKVVSIDKKLEDEEL; from the coding sequence ATGGGACTGATGGACAAGGTCGGCGGAATGTTTGGAAAGAAGAACACACTGGAGAAGCTCTCCCTGAGGGAGCTCCAGGCGGAGCAGATAAGGCTGAAGAACAGGCTGGACAGGCTGAAGAAGGACCTGAACCAGATAGAGAAGAAGAAAAAGCAGCTCTTCCAGGAGGGGATCGGGGCGGACAAGCTCAAGAAGAAGATGCTGGCGCAGGAGATCAAGAGCCTCGACCTAGAGCAGAAGCTCAAGCTCAAGGACTTCACCATGGCCCAGAAGCAGTACACCCTCGTCACCAACATGATAATCATCAAGAAGTACGAGAAGGAGCTTAGGAAGACCGGTCTCTGGGAGAAGCTCAGCAGCGTCGAGCCTGAGCAGCTTGAGCAGGCGCTGATAAAGGTAAATCTCGATGGAAAAGAGTTCGACGAGATGGTCGAGGGCCTCAACAAGGTCTTCGAGATGGAGGTCGCGGAGTTCGAGGAGACCGAGGACGAGACCGAGAAGGAGCTCATGCAGGCCTGGGGGCAGGTGGAAGCTGGAGAAGCCGACGTCGAAGAAGTGGCCGAAAAGGTCGTCTCCATTGACAAGAAGCTGGAGGACGAGGAGCTATGA
- a CDS encoding SNF7 family protein produces MSLFSKFFGKKNPLDIPLPKLNENRIKLEYQIQKIENEIASIDAEVAALFEKAKKARSKSEELTIATKIKTLNQRKKNLQKTHAQLNKQLMLISNLTIIKENEAILKGTPTWELLRNMSPEELERNLSEMQLDAQTFNENLNQMLGITDQTIGAGVEFEEDEELAEIMQAIHAVKEGELEPDEAAGKVTGEEREKKEEKELVEEL; encoded by the coding sequence ATGAGCCTCTTCTCCAAATTTTTCGGGAAGAAGAATCCTCTCGACATACCCCTGCCGAAGCTCAACGAGAACAGGATAAAGCTCGAGTACCAAATCCAGAAGATTGAGAACGAGATAGCCAGCATAGACGCGGAAGTGGCGGCCCTCTTCGAGAAGGCAAAGAAAGCCAGAAGCAAGAGCGAGGAGCTAACCATAGCCACCAAGATAAAGACCCTCAACCAGAGGAAGAAGAACCTCCAAAAAACGCACGCCCAGCTCAACAAACAGCTCATGCTCATCAGCAACCTCACGATAATCAAGGAGAACGAGGCCATTCTGAAGGGGACGCCCACCTGGGAGCTTCTCCGGAACATGTCTCCAGAAGAGCTTGAGAGGAACCTCTCCGAGATGCAGCTCGACGCCCAGACCTTCAACGAGAACCTGAACCAGATGCTCGGCATAACAGACCAGACGATTGGAGCGGGCGTAGAGTTCGAGGAGGATGAGGAGTTGGCGGAGATAATGCAGGCCATCCACGCGGTTAAAGAGGGCGAGCTTGAGCCCGATGAAGCGGCCGGGAAGGTTACCGGCGAGGAGCGGGAGAAGAAGGAAGAGAAGGAGTTAGTGGAGGAGCTTTGA
- a CDS encoding DUF2341 domain-containing protein, whose translation MKKAVALIFVALVITEIIGVMPGQVRANSQTPTLCNSLMCIQFENPPSDSGELTGKLTNFQVDMDKDGNPKDDPNLFFGDLRGWQAMRLFYSNCWAPISGNYETYSNKIIFTRTNNDAGVKERIEYNLDNTRTVFYVEPTVTILKARKDDIKYGLSLISDIYVTSDPGETVYVKGFGVDEKYVDSSDPETVYNWAKQYEFNVTIKEGKFTTGYVTSITIPNAHLVYMKVERPDTGTYYLAIVSKEPEYATITTASAWAHDKGIQFYLGTPNEQLNVRETLSGEFAVVYAKTKEELFNIANSITFASQPSSNTSLSQSVQYLSPEDLSQWKYYREVTIKEQSGQTLQNFQVLIELNSDNFDFSKALPDGSDVRIVDENGNFLPYWIEEWNVSAKKARIWTILPEIPANGEVKLKLYYGNPNAMSRSDGDKVFEFFDDFIDNRNGWKACPEAVFKLENIDGRSVGNFYGTQDNTGCSFVVETSKELSLPLTVMARLKAYKLTYDGYDDYYPNAGFDILFNNYFDAETDCLENERADSKWYLVAPISDDGTVFRIWVKNPAVYDYLGKYYNKIYETDFKHPDTWVTWEIKRDKNHIQFFLNDKKLVDFTDTSDYALTENNRGYLAWREGYVYLDWVAVRKYAPKDPIAILGSKHLTSGSPQNSGFVPKPTYSNTILYFLLGLVILGALVGGVAYSRKSGTRKETLKAEFDAMIKAGDSIAEKDQFGALEYYSKALSLAKKIGKPELIKLAQERFAPLRGTVLAEVGSLLRRGDEALSKSDYDRAIAYYRQALDLAKKLSDRDEVKKVEGKIESVGKIRKIRELLSEGDVLMEGEKYSEAASKYEEALKIAKEVGDKSLAEMARERLSKANENLSEISSKVSALVSRATQAMAEGHYGEAVESLSEALALAERTGGTVSVEEIRNKLEDAKTRGEIARLVGDARKEKDHGKAIELYSQALELAEKLGDSSLMASLKAEIEERRKQWRLEVLRDGIEIALPRELPYNREVTLGVNVTNNLDETIEGLTIDLSDMAAYFSMDAEKIEFPPIRPGRSLGKDVKLVPQFKGDFEFNVGVSSSIGETTKTLRVKVGDYYSPGVFTPRPTTPKAAPDELEALYEDFQYVGEGGFARVFKARRKRDGKVVAVKIPKTLDPATGKAFVREISNWLHLKHTNIVELYDVNVIPIPYLEMEYCEGSLAKLGKPMEVEKAASIVFNIAEGLKYAHSKGIIHRDLKPSNILLKDGIPKISDWGLSKAMAETHSTTMASFTPFYASPEQTSRRFGKPDHRSDIWQLGVIFYQLVTGRLPFEGDDLIEVVSRIATDEPVPPSEINPEAKDVEHIILTCLQKDREERYQSAAELQFELATYLGLKYLEALKKSITLNDAPRAAFYAGKLMLMFLKMGNLKEAYKYASDLKFYASGELSGDVEELAEGIKLRLEEGLNVVSEELLAKAEIIAHKVSLGFKEV comes from the coding sequence ATGAAGAAGGCTGTGGCGCTGATATTTGTTGCATTGGTAATAACTGAGATAATCGGAGTAATGCCAGGACAGGTAAGAGCAAATTCCCAAACTCCAACGCTTTGTAACTCCCTGATGTGCATACAGTTTGAGAATCCTCCTTCCGATAGTGGGGAGCTTACAGGAAAACTCACGAACTTTCAAGTTGACATGGACAAAGATGGGAATCCCAAAGACGATCCAAATCTGTTTTTTGGTGACCTAAGAGGATGGCAAGCAATGAGACTGTTTTACAGCAACTGTTGGGCCCCAATAAGCGGCAATTACGAGACGTATTCTAACAAGATAATCTTTACAAGAACTAATAATGATGCAGGGGTTAAAGAGAGAATCGAATACAACCTTGACAACACAAGGACAGTTTTCTATGTTGAACCTACAGTTACTATACTAAAGGCCCGGAAAGATGATATAAAATATGGATTAAGCCTCATCTCGGATATTTATGTCACCAGTGATCCGGGAGAGACAGTTTACGTGAAAGGATTCGGGGTTGACGAGAAGTATGTAGACTCAAGTGACCCGGAAACAGTATATAATTGGGCAAAGCAATATGAATTCAATGTAACTATTAAAGAGGGGAAATTCACAACGGGATATGTTACTTCGATAACAATACCAAATGCTCATCTTGTTTACATGAAAGTTGAAAGGCCTGATACCGGGACTTATTACCTTGCCATTGTCTCTAAAGAGCCTGAATATGCAACAATAACAACGGCATCTGCCTGGGCTCATGATAAAGGAATACAATTCTATTTGGGAACTCCAAACGAGCAGTTAAACGTGAGGGAAACTCTGAGTGGGGAATTTGCTGTTGTTTATGCCAAAACAAAGGAGGAGCTGTTCAATATTGCAAATTCAATAACATTCGCAAGTCAGCCATCCTCCAATACGAGTCTTTCACAATCCGTCCAATACCTCTCTCCCGAAGACCTCTCCCAGTGGAAGTACTACCGCGAGGTAACCATCAAAGAACAGTCCGGCCAAACCCTTCAGAACTTTCAAGTTCTCATCGAGCTGAACTCGGACAACTTTGACTTCTCAAAGGCCTTACCCGACGGAAGCGACGTTAGAATAGTTGACGAGAACGGAAACTTCCTCCCATACTGGATTGAGGAGTGGAATGTGAGCGCTAAAAAGGCGAGAATATGGACGATACTCCCGGAGATTCCTGCAAACGGTGAGGTTAAGCTTAAGCTCTACTACGGGAACCCGAACGCGATGAGCAGAAGCGACGGGGATAAGGTGTTCGAGTTCTTTGACGACTTCATTGATAACAGAAATGGATGGAAGGCTTGTCCTGAAGCAGTATTCAAGTTGGAAAACATTGATGGGAGAAGTGTTGGCAATTTCTATGGAACCCAAGACAATACTGGTTGTTCGTTCGTTGTAGAAACATCAAAGGAGTTGAGTCTGCCTCTAACGGTAATGGCCCGGTTAAAAGCCTACAAACTCACATACGACGGTTACGATGATTATTATCCAAACGCTGGCTTTGATATCCTCTTCAACAACTATTTCGATGCAGAAACCGACTGTTTAGAAAATGAGAGAGCGGACTCAAAGTGGTATTTAGTCGCTCCTATATCCGACGACGGAACTGTATTTAGAATATGGGTCAAAAACCCAGCGGTATACGATTATCTTGGCAAGTATTATAACAAGATTTATGAAACCGACTTCAAGCATCCAGATACTTGGGTTACTTGGGAGATAAAGCGGGACAAAAATCACATTCAATTCTTTTTAAATGACAAAAAACTTGTAGATTTCACAGACACTTCGGATTATGCACTAACAGAGAACAACAGAGGGTATTTAGCGTGGAGAGAGGGTTATGTTTACTTAGATTGGGTGGCCGTCCGCAAATACGCCCCCAAGGATCCCATAGCAATACTCGGGAGCAAGCACCTAACCTCCGGAAGCCCCCAGAATTCGGGCTTTGTTCCAAAACCCACTTATTCAAACACCATCCTCTACTTCCTCCTTGGTTTAGTCATCCTCGGAGCTCTCGTCGGCGGGGTCGCCTACAGCAGAAAGTCCGGAACCAGAAAGGAGACCCTTAAGGCCGAGTTCGACGCAATGATAAAGGCCGGAGACAGCATAGCGGAGAAAGACCAGTTCGGCGCGCTCGAGTACTATTCCAAGGCCCTCAGCTTAGCGAAGAAGATCGGTAAACCTGAACTGATAAAGCTCGCGCAGGAGCGCTTTGCCCCGCTCAGGGGGACCGTTCTGGCCGAGGTCGGGAGTCTTCTGAGGAGAGGCGACGAGGCACTCTCGAAGAGCGACTACGACAGGGCGATAGCATACTACAGACAGGCTCTCGACCTCGCGAAGAAGCTCAGCGACAGGGATGAGGTGAAGAAGGTAGAGGGGAAGATAGAGAGCGTCGGGAAGATAAGGAAGATACGGGAGCTCCTCTCAGAGGGAGACGTCCTGATGGAGGGGGAGAAGTACTCCGAGGCCGCTTCCAAGTACGAGGAGGCTCTGAAGATAGCGAAGGAGGTGGGGGACAAGTCCCTGGCGGAGATGGCAAGGGAGAGGCTCTCGAAGGCCAACGAGAATCTCAGCGAGATAAGCTCAAAGGTTTCAGCCCTCGTGAGCAGAGCCACCCAGGCGATGGCCGAGGGGCACTACGGTGAGGCCGTTGAGAGCCTGAGTGAGGCCCTCGCTTTGGCTGAAAGAACCGGCGGAACGGTGAGCGTCGAGGAGATACGGAACAAGCTGGAGGATGCCAAGACGAGGGGCGAAATAGCTCGGCTCGTTGGCGACGCGAGGAAGGAGAAGGATCACGGAAAGGCCATCGAGCTCTATTCGCAAGCCCTGGAACTGGCAGAAAAGCTCGGCGACTCTTCGCTGATGGCATCGCTGAAAGCTGAGATCGAAGAGAGGAGAAAGCAGTGGCGCCTCGAAGTCCTGAGGGACGGGATAGAGATAGCCCTTCCGAGGGAGCTCCCCTACAACCGCGAGGTAACCCTCGGGGTTAACGTGACCAACAACCTCGACGAGACGATTGAGGGACTCACCATAGACCTCTCCGATATGGCCGCCTACTTCTCGATGGACGCTGAGAAAATCGAGTTCCCGCCGATAAGGCCGGGAAGGAGCCTCGGAAAGGACGTGAAGCTCGTCCCCCAGTTCAAGGGGGACTTCGAGTTCAACGTGGGGGTATCGTCCAGCATAGGAGAGACCACCAAGACCCTCCGCGTCAAGGTCGGCGACTACTACTCACCCGGGGTCTTCACGCCGAGGCCAACGACCCCCAAGGCCGCTCCGGATGAGCTTGAGGCCCTCTATGAAGACTTCCAGTACGTCGGCGAGGGCGGCTTCGCGAGGGTCTTCAAAGCCAGGAGAAAGAGGGACGGGAAGGTCGTCGCCGTCAAGATACCGAAGACCCTCGATCCCGCAACGGGCAAGGCCTTCGTGAGGGAGATAAGCAACTGGCTTCACCTCAAGCACACCAACATCGTTGAGCTCTACGATGTCAACGTCATCCCGATCCCCTACCTCGAGATGGAGTACTGTGAAGGCTCCTTAGCCAAGCTCGGAAAACCGATGGAGGTCGAAAAAGCTGCCTCGATAGTCTTCAACATTGCCGAAGGACTGAAGTACGCCCACTCAAAGGGCATAATCCACCGCGACCTCAAGCCCTCAAACATCCTCCTGAAGGACGGCATACCGAAGATTTCCGACTGGGGGCTCAGCAAGGCGATGGCCGAAACCCACTCCACAACAATGGCCAGCTTCACGCCCTTCTACGCCTCCCCGGAGCAGACCTCAAGGCGGTTCGGCAAACCAGACCACAGGAGCGACATCTGGCAGCTGGGCGTCATTTTCTACCAGCTCGTTACAGGAAGGCTCCCCTTCGAGGGCGATGATTTGATTGAGGTCGTCTCAAGGATAGCGACCGACGAGCCGGTTCCTCCTTCAGAGATCAACCCCGAGGCGAAGGATGTGGAGCACATAATCCTCACCTGCCTCCAGAAGGACAGGGAGGAGCGCTACCAGAGCGCCGCCGAGCTCCAGTTTGAACTCGCCACATATCTCGGCCTCAAATACCTCGAGGCGCTGAAGAAGTCCATAACGCTCAACGACGCTCCAAGAGCCGCTTTCTACGCGGGCAAGCTCATGCTGATGTTCCTCAAGATGGGCAACCTGAAGGAGGCCTACAAGTACGCGAGCGACCTGAAGTTCTACGCCTCCGGCGAGCTGTCAGGGGACGTTGAGGAGCTGGCCGAGGGCATAAAGCTCCGCCTCGAGGAGGGCCTCAACGTTGTGAGTGAGGAACTGTTGGCTAAAGCCGAGATAATAGCCCACAAGGTGAGCCTGGGCTTCAAGGAGGTGTAG
- a CDS encoding pentapeptide repeat-containing protein produces MRCTYEYRHSLKECPREALEGLPYCPFHLPEGGKDFSGENLSGEDLEEAYLSEANLTGANLSEANLRYADLSDSILDGADLSWAILTGADLSGASAKRADFTRANLEEADLSGASLIGATLSLASLRGTNLTRADLRGTELYGAELEGANLLGADLRGARLHGVSFKGAKNIEHARLDTKVIEEAEGDRLRKEDPQRAIESYLKALSVYLELKETFRSRAIYDRASAYTIGEWRVRGKVQSIAHRAESPAELEEFVPFTARSGKRWLVALEGKTRWLLNVIYRLTSSYGESASRVLITTIGIVFVYAAIYWLAGALGSSSFSESLYFSLVTFTTVGYGDIVPKANYRLLAASEAFIGAFLMAFFVVVISRKLIR; encoded by the coding sequence TTGAGGTGCACCTACGAATACCGCCACTCGCTCAAGGAGTGCCCGCGGGAGGCCCTTGAGGGCCTCCCCTACTGCCCCTTCCACCTCCCGGAGGGAGGGAAGGACTTCAGCGGGGAGAACTTAAGCGGTGAAGACCTTGAGGAGGCCTACTTGAGCGAAGCGAACCTAACCGGGGCGAACCTCAGCGAAGCCAACCTCCGCTACGCCGATTTGAGCGACTCAATCCTTGACGGGGCTGATCTGAGCTGGGCCATCCTTACGGGCGCTGACCTCAGCGGTGCGAGCGCTAAGAGGGCAGACTTCACAAGGGCCAACCTTGAGGAAGCCGACCTCAGCGGGGCCTCTCTTATAGGAGCTACACTTTCCCTTGCCAGCCTCCGTGGGACAAACCTCACGAGGGCAGATTTGAGGGGAACTGAACTTTATGGGGCGGAGCTCGAGGGAGCCAATTTACTCGGTGCCGACCTCCGCGGGGCGAGGCTCCACGGCGTCTCGTTCAAGGGCGCTAAGAACATTGAACACGCTCGCCTCGACACCAAGGTCATCGAAGAGGCTGAAGGAGACCGGCTGAGGAAGGAAGACCCCCAGAGGGCCATCGAGTCCTACCTCAAGGCCCTCTCCGTCTACCTTGAGCTGAAGGAGACCTTCCGCTCGCGGGCCATCTACGACAGGGCGAGCGCCTACACGATAGGGGAGTGGCGCGTAAGGGGGAAGGTGCAGAGCATAGCCCACAGGGCTGAAAGTCCGGCCGAGCTTGAGGAGTTCGTGCCCTTCACGGCCAGAAGCGGAAAGAGGTGGCTCGTTGCATTAGAAGGAAAAACGCGGTGGCTCCTGAACGTCATCTACCGCTTAACGTCAAGCTACGGGGAGAGCGCTTCCAGGGTTCTTATCACAACGATAGGGATTGTGTTCGTCTATGCCGCTATCTACTGGCTCGCCGGCGCCCTGGGGAGCTCTTCCTTCTCAGAGAGCCTCTACTTCAGCCTAGTTACATTTACAACGGTCGGCTACGGCGACATAGTTCCTAAAGCCAACTACCGCCTGCTCGCGGCAAGTGAGGCATTCATCGGCGCGTTCCTGATGGCGTTTTTCGTTGTTGTGATAAGCAGAAAACTTATTAGATAG
- a CDS encoding 26S protease regulatory subunit, protein MPVDLSGPLMSAFKKAKREYEEAMKKGDMETAKKKALECSRILKQLSKYDEFNRESYLRKAKKWENLARDIENGRITTRNTKPTPPTGGLPGSNPGENKVESEEEKFKAYVRNNLIGKSKVKWNDIGGLDEVKRLMMETVVISALQRPESIQPWKGILLFGPPGTGKTLLASAAAGSLNATFFSVKASNVLSKYLGESAKIITALYGVAREEAPSIVFLDEIDSLTTKRSGEQSEASRRMLATLLTELDGFQDKKSDKLILTLAATNTPWDLDEAVLSRFPRRIYVPLPDEKATKEIIKINTRGLDISRLDLDAIAGESVRRFYSGRDLKNLCQQAIWNMIREENPNLHELASLPFEELRKHSLRTRPLEMRDFEEAFKKIKSPLTRKDIDRYEKWAEEFGG, encoded by the coding sequence ATGCCGGTTGACCTTTCCGGACCCCTGATGTCCGCCTTCAAGAAGGCAAAGAGGGAATACGAGGAAGCTATGAAGAAAGGTGACATGGAGACCGCTAAGAAGAAGGCCCTTGAGTGCTCCAGGATCCTGAAGCAGCTCTCGAAGTACGACGAGTTCAACCGCGAGAGCTACCTGAGGAAGGCCAAGAAGTGGGAAAACCTGGCCAGAGACATTGAAAATGGTAGGATAACCACCAGAAACACGAAACCAACGCCCCCTACTGGAGGCCTCCCGGGGTCTAATCCGGGAGAGAACAAAGTAGAGAGCGAGGAGGAGAAGTTCAAGGCCTACGTCAGAAACAACCTCATCGGCAAGTCCAAGGTCAAGTGGAACGACATAGGCGGCCTCGATGAAGTCAAGAGGCTCATGATGGAGACGGTTGTAATCTCGGCCCTCCAGAGGCCGGAGTCGATCCAGCCCTGGAAGGGCATCCTTCTCTTCGGACCGCCTGGAACGGGTAAAACCTTGCTCGCTTCTGCCGCCGCTGGAAGCCTGAACGCCACCTTCTTCAGCGTCAAGGCCTCGAACGTCCTCAGCAAGTACCTTGGCGAGTCTGCGAAGATAATAACGGCCCTCTACGGGGTGGCGAGGGAGGAAGCGCCGAGCATAGTCTTCCTCGACGAGATTGACTCCCTGACGACCAAGAGGAGCGGGGAGCAGAGCGAGGCCAGCAGGAGGATGCTGGCGACGCTTCTGACTGAGCTCGACGGCTTCCAGGACAAGAAGAGCGACAAGCTCATCCTAACGCTCGCGGCCACAAACACGCCTTGGGATCTGGACGAAGCTGTTCTCTCAAGGTTCCCGAGGAGAATTTACGTTCCGTTGCCGGATGAGAAGGCCACGAAGGAGATCATCAAGATCAACACTCGCGGGCTGGACATCTCAAGGCTTGACCTTGACGCAATAGCAGGGGAGAGCGTGAGGAGATTCTACTCCGGAAGGGACCTGAAAAACCTCTGCCAGCAGGCGATATGGAACATGATAAGGGAGGAGAATCCAAATCTCCACGAACTGGCCAGTCTGCCCTTTGAAGAGCTGAGAAAGCACTCCTTGAGGACGAGGCCGCTTGAGATGAGGGATTTCGAGGAGGCGTTCAAGAAGATCAAGAGCCCGCTGACGAGAAAGGACATCGATAGGTACGAAAAGTGGGCGGAGGAGTTCGGGGGGTGA